A single genomic interval of Egibacteraceae bacterium harbors:
- a CDS encoding DUF418 domain-containing protein codes for MDRNPMGAEPTSTALRPTRAAQREPILDVLRGFALLGILIINIELMRGADFYRLVGGEPVAAGGAADRVVHFLSGWLVAGKFLSSFAILFGIGAALIAMRAWRAGRSPRRLLARRYGVLLLFGVAHMVLLFPGDILFAYGLAGMVLLAFVGVRARTALWWTIGILTVQLLIGLGVTAFAPDAPADDPVAAGVARFVERHAEQTLTAYQDGGYGAVVAANAWQSLLIQPSTLLLLPWVVALFLLGFAVGASGLLADLPAHRRGLRTAMVTGLAVGLPLNLPAGFVGPLSVGGVAPGGDVGALLAVAGQVVGAPALAVGYLSALALLCLRLGPMRRLAATGRMALTAYVLQSALALLVFAGFGLYDRLTPAQALLVVVAIWVVLLVACPLWMRHFRFGPLEWLWRTLTYGQRQPLRAG; via the coding sequence ATGGATCGCAACCCGATGGGTGCCGAGCCGACGTCCACGGCCCTGCGCCCCACGCGCGCCGCGCAGCGCGAGCCGATCCTCGACGTGCTCCGCGGGTTCGCGTTGCTGGGCATCCTGATCATCAACATCGAGCTGATGCGCGGCGCCGACTTCTACCGCCTCGTCGGGGGGGAGCCCGTCGCGGCGGGCGGCGCAGCCGACCGCGTCGTGCACTTCCTGTCGGGCTGGTTGGTGGCGGGCAAGTTCCTGTCGAGCTTCGCGATCCTGTTCGGCATCGGGGCAGCGCTCATCGCCATGCGGGCCTGGCGGGCGGGCCGGTCGCCGCGCCGGCTGCTCGCCCGCCGCTACGGCGTGCTGCTGCTGTTCGGGGTCGCGCACATGGTGCTGCTGTTCCCGGGCGACATCCTGTTCGCCTACGGGTTGGCCGGCATGGTGCTGCTGGCCTTCGTCGGCGTGCGCGCCAGGACCGCACTGTGGTGGACGATCGGCATCCTCACCGTGCAGCTGCTGATCGGCCTGGGCGTCACGGCGTTCGCACCGGACGCCCCCGCCGACGACCCCGTCGCGGCCGGGGTGGCGAGGTTCGTCGAACGCCACGCCGAGCAGACCCTCACCGCCTACCAGGACGGCGGCTACGGCGCGGTGGTCGCCGCCAACGCGTGGCAGTCCCTGCTGATCCAGCCCTCCACGCTGCTGCTGCTGCCCTGGGTCGTGGCCCTGTTCCTGCTGGGCTTCGCCGTGGGCGCCTCGGGGCTGCTCGCCGACCTGCCGGCGCACCGCCGGGGTCTGCGGACCGCCATGGTCACCGGCCTGGCGGTCGGTCTGCCCCTCAACCTGCCCGCAGGGTTTGTCGGGCCGCTGTCCGTCGGGGGCGTCGCGCCCGGCGGCGACGTCGGCGCGCTGCTCGCCGTGGCGGGCCAGGTCGTGGGCGCGCCGGCGCTGGCGGTCGGATACCTGTCCGCGCTGGCGCTGCTGTGCCTGCGCCTCGGCCCGATGCGGCGCCTGGCGGCCACCGGGCGCATGGCCTTGACCGCCTACGTCCTGCAGAGCGCGCTGGCGCTGCTCGTGTTCGCCGGCTTCGGCCTGTACGACCGCCTCACGCCGGCGCAGGCGCTGCTGGTGGTGGTCGCGATCTGGGTGGTGCTCCTCGTCGCCTGCCCCCTGTGGATGCGCCACTTCCGCTTCGGCCCGCTCGAGTGGCTGTGGCGCACCCTCACCTACGGGCAACGCCAACCGCTGCGCGCCGGGTAG